Part of the Candidatus Paceibacterota bacterium genome, GAAGATCTTAAGAGACGTGACTTCACCATAAACGCCATCGCATGGAATCCTATAAAAGACACTCTTACCGATCCACACGATGGCCTTAAGGACATTAAGTCAAAGACAGTGCGGGCGGTAGGAAGTGCTACCGACAGGTTTGGAGAGGATGCACTTAGAATCCTACGAGCAATACGCTTTGCGGCAGAGCTAGATTTCGATATTGAGAAAGAGACACTATTGGCAATAAATGAGCAGAAAGATCTCCTATCGGCCATCTCAGCAGAGCGAGTAAGAGACGAGTTTTCTAAGATACTAATGTCCTTTAAACCTGAATACGGCTTGTCTTTAATGTTAAGGACAGAGGTTTTGTCGTATGTTGTCCCTGAGCTCTTGGAGTCAGTCGGGGTAGAGCAGACACAGGCACATGCATATGATGTGTGGACTCATTTGATAAAAACAGTGCAACACTCAGCTGATAAAGAGCTGGTTTTGGAAGTGCGATTAGCAGCACTATTCCATGACATTGGTAAACCTGCCACAAGGCGAAGAGATACCTCAAAGAACACGTGGACATTTTATGGTCATGAAGTAGTAGGAGCAAAAATTACAAAGAAGATTCTAACTCGTTTAAAGTATCCTCAAGACACCGTTGATCTAGTAGTTAAACTTATTCGTTGGCACATGTTCTTTTCTGATACAGAACAAATTACACTTTCAGCAGTTCGAAGAATGGTTGCAAATGTAGGAAAGGACCATATTTGGGATCTTGTTAATGTACGCATGTGTGATCGCATTGGAACTGGCAGACCAAAAGAGAATCCGTACAGACTTCGTAAGTACGAAGCAATGATCGAAGAAGCACTTCGAGATCCTATTAGTGTGGGAATGCTCGCAGTTGATGGTAAAGACCTCATCAGCGAGCTTACAGTGGCTCCAGGACCCAAGATTGGATTCATACTGAATGCACTTATGGAAGAAGTACTGGAAGATCCAAAATTAAATACAAAGGAAATACTTCTCGAAAAATCTCGAGAGTTACTTGCACTCTCTGATGAAGAACTTCGCAATAGAGGTTTAGCAGGAAAGAGAAAACGTGAACAAGAAGAGGAAGAAGCTGTCTCAGAAATTAGAGACAAGTATCACGTTGAATAATTTACGTTAGGAAATTATAGTGACTTGTCACAGACAAGGATAAGCTCGACAGGGCAGTGGTCTGATCCAACGACTCCATCAAGAATCTGACAGTCTTTTATTTGCGGCATGAACGCCTTATCACAAAAGAAATAGTCGATACGCCATCCAACATTCCGCACTCGTGCTGCACTCTTCTGATCCCAGTATGTATACGTACCAATTGCACGAGGATAGCGATCACGAAACACATCTACAAATCCGCTATCAATAACTTCATCTATCCACGCACGTTCAACAGGGAGGAACCCAGTGTTTTCTTCGTTCTGTGTTGGACGAGCTAGATCAATTTCAGTGTGAGCTGTGTTTACATCTCCACAAAAGACAACATGCTTTTTCTTTTTTAATTTTTGGATGTGTGCAAGAAATGCATCATAAAAGTCCAACTTATATTGCAAACGTGCTGGCCCACCGCCACCGTTAGGGAAGTACACATTAAGTACATATGCATTCTCAAATTCAACTTGAATGAGTCGTCCTTCTGCATCAAATTCTTCTACACCAAGTCCATACTGAACACTCAGTGGTTTCTGCTTTGTATAAATCGCAACACCACTGTATCCCTTCTTTAGGGTTGGAGAGGCGAAATATGCATGGTATCCAGGCACTATTTTTATCTCCTCCGGAATCTGCTCAGCAGTTGCCTTTACTTCCTGGAAACAAATTACATCAGGTGCTTGTGCAAATAACCATGTAAGCGCACCTTTTTTGTGCATTGCACGAATACCATTAACATTCCAAGTGACAATTGAAAACGGACGCTTCGCAGGCATGGGTTAAATACAAAATAAACTAGTAATTAAGAATTTGATTGTTTGTTGTGGAAACGTTTATGCACCTCACGCAAATGTTTATCAGTAATATGTGTGTAAATTTGCGTAGTAGCGATGTTAGCGTGACCGAGTAACATCTGTACTGAACGTAAGTCAGCTCCATTTTGCAATAGGTCAGTGGCAAAACTGTGTCGAATAACGTGCGGTGTCACTTTTTTCGATATTCCAGCACGGATTGCATATTCTTTCACAAGACGCTCAATTGAGCGAGGGGTAATGCGCAATCCCTTCTGTTTTCTCTCTGTTTCCTTACGATTCATGCCGATTTGCACAAATAACGCGTCATCAATGTCTGCTCGCTTAGCTAAATACGCCTTAATTGCCTGTCGTGCCTCTTCAGAAAGGAACACAACACGTACCTTTTCACCCTTTCCCCGAATAGAAAACTCATCTCGGGAGATATCTAAGTCGCGGTTAAGTGATGTTAGTTCTGACAATCGAAGACCGGTAGAGAAGAATAATTGCAAAATAGCATGATCACGAAGTGCCTTAACCTCTGTGTTCTTATCTTTGCTCTTTTTGAGCACTTCAAGTGGGGCAGCGAGTAATCGATAGAGTTCCTGTCCAGAAATCATGTCGATGGTGCGCTCTGGGATTTTTGCTAACTCAATTTTATCCGCCGGAAGCGTTTCAACCTGGTTTTTTGTTAAATATTTCAAAAAAGACCTGATGGCGATCAAATAATGGTTCTGTGTCTTACGTTTTAACGTCTGAGTGGCACCCTCACGTATAGGTTGTCGGTTAAGCCACATGCGAAACTCCCGAATTAC contains:
- a CDS encoding HD domain-containing protein; this encodes MNSTDVPQIVIEKLYILMKAGHEAFLVGGCVRDLHINRTPKDWDIATNALPEQIQALFPESFYDNNFGTVSVKTESEDSTLKIIQITPYRGEGEYKDGRRPSEVFFGVSLEEDLKRRDFTINAIAWNPIKDTLTDPHDGLKDIKSKTVRAVGSATDRFGEDALRILRAIRFAAELDFDIEKETLLAINEQKDLLSAISAERVRDEFSKILMSFKPEYGLSLMLRTEVLSYVVPELLESVGVEQTQAHAYDVWTHLIKTVQHSADKELVLEVRLAALFHDIGKPATRRRDTSKNTWTFYGHEVVGAKITKKILTRLKYPQDTVDLVVKLIRWHMFFSDTEQITLSAVRRMVANVGKDHIWDLVNVRMCDRIGTGRPKENPYRLRKYEAMIEEALRDPISVGMLAVDGKDLISELTVAPGPKIGFILNALMEEVLEDPKLNTKEILLEKSRELLALSDEELRNRGLAGKRKREQEEEEAVSEIRDKYHVE
- a CDS encoding exodeoxyribonuclease III; this translates as MPAKRPFSIVTWNVNGIRAMHKKGALTWLFAQAPDVICFQEVKATAEQIPEEIKIVPGYHAYFASPTLKKGYSGVAIYTKQKPLSVQYGLGVEEFDAEGRLIQVEFENAYVLNVYFPNGGGGPARLQYKLDFYDAFLAHIQKLKKKKHVVFCGDVNTAHTEIDLARPTQNEENTGFLPVERAWIDEVIDSGFVDVFRDRYPRAIGTYTYWDQKSAARVRNVGWRIDYFFCDKAFMPQIKDCQILDGVVGSDHCPVELILVCDKSL
- a CDS encoding tyrosine-type recombinase/integrase; this encodes MKNGQKSPIHEHFQAFLAYLEIEKGRSLLTVRNYKQYLTVFIAQTNITDPKHITEPVIREFRMWLNRQPIREGATQTLKRKTQNHYLIAIRSFLKYLTKNQVETLPADKIELAKIPERTIDMISGQELYRLLAAPLEVLKKSKDKNTEVKALRDHAILQLFFSTGLRLSELTSLNRDLDISRDEFSIRGKGEKVRVVFLSEEARQAIKAYLAKRADIDDALFVQIGMNRKETERKQKGLRITPRSIERLVKEYAIRAGISKKVTPHVIRHSFATDLLQNGADLRSVQMLLGHANIATTQIYTHITDKHLREVHKRFHNKQSNS